A segment of the Mercurialis annua linkage group LG4, ddMerAnnu1.2, whole genome shotgun sequence genome:
GGAGGATGGAAGCAGTCTGAAGCATCTTATTAAGTCTGGAAATGGCAATAAACAGGCTCTTTTGCTCATCCGTAGATGTCTCTGGTCTCAGAGTCCATGTTTTTGAGAAcatattttgatgtttttttatcatcattttggtttgagaatctcttatataataatatagcaaagtatttggatttgtgtctGGCTTTAGTAATCATTTTTATTCCATTTGTGCATTTGCAAAGTTAGGGCAGTGCACTAGTAAACATATCAATCACTGAATTGATTAAAAACCTGcgtaatataaaaatttcagaTTTAACAACCgacttaattgaaaaaaatgcttCACCATATGTAACTGTTAAAATTCTTTGTATGTTGCCATTTAGCATACATTGAAAGACTTTCTATATTCATTGATGAGAAAACACAACACTTTTAAGCAGTTGTACAGCTTTTCACAAGTTTCTATCCCTACATATCTTTTGAACAAACTGtcaaaatgttaaaaaagaACTACATAACATTACAGGATTACATTTCTACATTAGATTACAGAAACAAAGTACAGTAGCCACAAAGGCTATTGCTGGAAAAAGCTAGCATCTTTTTGTCGATGCTCAAAATGCATCCAACTGGTAAGAGGTACCTCGTCCTTGACTACCCTTGAGAGTTCACTTTTCGGCGCAGTCCCTTATTCTCCTTCGAATGCGCCTGTTGCTGCGAACTGGAGTTCAGGTGCGCTTGTTGTGCACCGAAGTTCAGGTGCGCCTGCTGATGTGAACCGAAGTTCAAGTTCAGCTGTTGTTGTGAACCGAAATTCAAGTGCACCTGTTGCTGCGGACCCAAGCTGCTGTAACTTGGCAAGCTCATACTTCCAGAGGGAGCAAAGGAAGGATTACTTGAGGGAACTAGTGGCTGAACAGCGACCTGCTGCTTTTCCGGAGAATCAAAGTGAATTGAAATATCAGTTTTAAAAAAACCTGGTAATCCGAAATCTGGAAGTGCCAAAGTACCATCTCTTGAGGCGTGAGAAGGATCCACCAGTTCCCTTCGGTTTTGAGAAGCATCAACCTGTTGCTGAAAGTAACTCTGAACTGGCAAATTACTCTCTACTGGTATTGCACCAGTAAGAGTCTTGTATGCAAAATCAAAACATGGATCTGACCAATACTCCCCATAGGAAAAGCAAGGCAACACCTCGGATTTGTCATTATTGGGATGTTGTACCCTACTATTTGTTGACTCATTCTGTGGTATTATCTTTACATTTGTAGAACCATAATATGCACACTCCGCTTCTGAAGCAAGCTTCAGATGCTGGGAAGCTCCATTTGCTAAATTCTTTGGAGCCAAATCCACATCTGTAGCCTTTTTCTTAGACTTTGAAGCTCTACTACCTAAAACACAATCAGTAGAAAATGTTTTGGACATTAAATTATGTTCAAACTCTAAAGAGTCACGAGTTAAGTGATGTTTCTtactgtttttgttttttgttgacTTGGTCAGAGTTTTCCCCTTGCCTCTTCTATCTATCTTTTTCACAGGTAAAACCCTCTCATCTACAATATCAGGTGTAGGAGTTGAAACCATCCCATTATTGGCAGTCATCTCAACAGGTATTTCACCTGTAAGAGTCTTGTATGCAAACTCAAGGCATGGGTCTGACAAGAACTCCCCAATTGGAGGCACGAGCTTTGATTCTGATTTCTGATCATTGATTTTGTTGGCTTCCAGCACCCTGCAATGGTCTTTGGAAACAGCTTGATCAGGAATAAACACTTGTTTCTTAATTAATGGATCTTGCTGTAATGAATTACTGGCATTTATCAAACTATGTGGACACTCTATAAGGGATTCGTTCTCTATCTGCTGAGATGTTAAGCGTGCCGAACCATCTGTAGTCGAAACTACAGCTTCATTTAATTCATTTCTAGATCTCCCCGAGTTTTGAAGAGCTTCAGTGCTGGATTCTGACTTGGCTACAAACTCTTGTTTAAGTCCAGCAAGTCGTTCTGAAGACCTGCGAGGCAAATTAAAAGCTTTTTTATTTCTCCGTGTGCCCATACTATTTTGAGTTTTTACTTGGCTTCTCCCTTTCAACCCACGCTCAAGAGGTTTCTGTCCTTGCATGGTATCAACTTCAGGAGTTGAAACAGGTCCATCATCAGTGTTAACCATTTTGCATTGACTAGAAACTTCCCTGTTTGGCTGGACAGTGAAGCTTGAATCAGACTTTTGGTTACTGATTGATGGGTCTCCAAGCAATGGACTACTAGCAGTGCAACTATGTAGCACAAGCTCTTTTCCAGGTTCATGCACGGTTTTCTCAGTTGGTTTATCTGCCAATCCATTTTTAGCAACAGCCACATCTATAATGGCTTCACATTTAGAAGATccaattatttttggaagagcTTGCACACTGAACCCATTTATCCCATTCTCAGCAGAATTATGCCCTTGGTTGTTATCAGCTTCAGAATTTCCTTGCACAATGGACCCCTTTATCCCACCCTCAGGAGAGTTCTGCTCTTTCTTGATAATAGCTTCAGAAATTGCTTGTGTGATGGACACTGATTTTTCTACCATCTCAGGTTCAATCCCAGAAAGCCGCTTTGAACACCGACGAGGCATGTTGAGCCCTTTCTTGTAAGAGGATTTGCTCAAATTATTCCGAGTTTTATCAGTTTCGTCCCCTTTTATCCCAATCTCATCTTGAGAAATTAAGAGTCGATGTCCACAATTATTGGCACCTCTGACTTCTTCAGCCATTGTTGGTGCTGACCAGTTTGCATCAGAATTTTTCTCAGATTCAGCACTATTATTACTTGGAATCTTCTGCGATGGTTTCTCAGTTATGCTAGCTAGAGGAACAATAGCTAAAGCAGATGCAGATCTGCCTCTCCTTCTCGCTATGCTGTTTCCATCAGAATTCTTATGACATGTATTTGTTTGACCCTCTACATGAGAGCAAAGAAGTTTAGGTATGAATACTAATCCCATGATTTATTGATCAAAGTTTTAAGATCAGACTATCAGAGTAATTAATTTCTCACCCATAAGTTGTCCAGTAGCATAGTGCTCTAGTTTCTGGCTTTTAGCTGCAGATGACGGCTACAAAGAGACAAGTTCACAAAATTCagttaatttatttgaaaatttccACCAAGAAGACCACAAAAGGAAAAACATAACATTAACTGCACAATGACTGCAGACTTGTGCATTTTTATGGTTATTTATTGAGGTAAATGGGAGATCATGCCTAATGCAAAAGTTTTGATATTACATTATGGGCAAAATGGAAAAGAGCCTCTTTAAAATTTTCCCCAGAGAGTAAAATATGACAATCTTGAAGGACAAACATATGTACAAAAATCATTAGGACTAAATGTTGAATATAGAAGTCCTTCTGGAAAAGACAACAAAAGCCGCATTCTCATAAACCCCCCAAACATCATTTATGCTTTAAACAGAGTGACAGTAACAAGCATGTATTGGGTGGTCTAACAACACTAATAAAACTAAACCCTCTAAATGCATATCCTTTGAAATGTCACAAGTCAAGATGTTATATTGAATCAGATCCACCGAATGCCCTAGATGTACATGGAAGAAAGCAAAGACTTAAATGGTGACAGCGAGTTCTGCTCATGTTCAGTACAGCATTACTTGACATTCTGATAGAAATTTTGTATGCGGTGCCACATGGAACTTTGATCTGCCTATCCAGGTAGAATGAAATGCAACAAAAGAATATGCATTCAAAATTTTAGTATTTACTGCAAGCAATTACAAGGGCAATATGCATATCAAGAGATAATAAATTCATTTTCGAACACCATGGACCAAACAAGTATATCCAAATTCGCAGTAAGGATATTAGAATTCTGGAAGAGgaagaaaaatatcaaaccaGAAATAGCAGGCTTAGCAGCAAATATCACTTGAATTAAAAGTATCAGGATAGGTTCACATGTACCGAGGTCTCGAAATCCATGTCTCTTTTCTTTGGTATAATTTTACATGCCATAATATCTCCGCTTTCTAGATAACGTTGGACGTCCCTTTTGGAGTGGAACATATATCCACTTACAGGATCGATGTAAAACTGTAGCAAAAATGTAACTGTCAGCATCAATACATTGTCTTCAATAGGGATGCAAGATGTAATATGACCTGCAACCTTTTTCTAAGGAACAAAAAGTGTGTGTATTTATGTGGATAGCAGCCGAGGTAAGGGTATCCATACTGTCTCTTAGTTATGAGTTATGACAATCAAATACCTCTCGAGAAAGGTAAGGATTGTAATCCTTAATTTTGTGTTCCTCAAAGACTTAATAGTAGGCGAGGAGAAGTGCAAATATTCTTACTGGGTCTTTTCTGATTCCATTTGCCTTCCTTTGTACTTTGTTCTCCCTTATCCACCCTGCAGGCAAATCCTCCACTGTAGACTTCTCAAACCTAACCTAGAATTATTCACAGATTAATAACCAGATTATAGGCTATCTGACTAAAACGCTTTAATAGACGTAAAAAAGATTATAGCTCACAATAAAATGAATGAGAAATAGCAATTCATGATAATCTTGtgcttttattttgaaatgaaaatttagCATTAAGCTCTAAGATATTTGAGAATTTTCAGCTTTAAATGAGTTCAACATCGACGTATTTCACATTGAAGAACAAACATAAAAAGAGAGTATATTGAAAAAATGCTTCTTCGATAAATATGCCTAGTTAGAAGAACTCCAACTCTGGGAAGAATTATCCTCCCTCTTGCTCTTTAGATTATTGCAACTCCGTTTGGATACTCTATCCCAAGCCTCTGCTCAAGCATTTATGAAACTCCTTCTTATATCTGCACTATTCTTAAgttgatattttaaataaagttacGTCTCATATTAGGGTATAAGCACAAATTGTTTCTCTTAAAGTTGCATCATATATTATGCCTGATACATGAAATAGTTTATCTCTTGATAGTACTGCGAAGGTTAATGCCAACGTTAGGATCAAACGCTAGCCTTTTTTCACTAATAAGTTATAACTTCCCAAAATAGCAAAAAGGTGCATATGAATCGAGCAAGATAACatgttatgtaattaattgCAAGCTGAATACCTTAGCATCAGGATAATGAAAAGGAATTTCACTCAAGGGCAGCATACTTGTACATGTTTCCTCCTGCATGGATTCGCAACATTCCTGCCCCACAGTTTCAATGTGTCGAAACACCTCTGGCTTGGAATTAAATTTGCGTCCAGTCAATGGCTCAATATAAAACTGCGAAAGAAAATGCAGGCTCATACACAAACTAACTGTATTCAAGAaagttaaattgattttggaaaaATGTATTGAGGATGTTATCATTGACAGTTACATAATACTGGAAAGCATAATGTTTAATACGATTCTACTTTGGGCACTCATCAATTACTCTTTTAACACAAAAATCTATCAATATGAAGGATGTGGATCGAAGTTCGCACTTCACAGTAATACAATTCTCTTGACCTAGAGCAATCTAAGGAAGAAACTTTCAGCATTTAAATAACCATTTTGTTTGGAACAGATTTACTTTAAATAATGGTAGGACAATTAAGTAGGCTTTTCAGTATAACTGCAAACAATATAACAGAATCAAGCATTTATGGGAACATTTTAAGATCTTATCGAGCATATAACATGCTCATCACGCCTTTAATAACTCCGGCCAATTAATGAATTGCAAATCCCAAGAAAACAAAGTATAATAAAGTAAAGGATAGGTTATCCAACAGTGTCACgataacattttaaatgggGAACCAGATATGAAAGATGGAAATTACATATAAAACACTTCAAAGCATTTAATACCTTGTATTTTCTTCCAACTGAGTTGGTTTTTGACTTTGTAATCCAGCCATGAGGCAACCATTCGGGATTTTCATTTGTATGATTTATAAGCTGCTAAAACAATGACCAACTAGATGAAATTCGAGGAATTTAAGGAAGTAAAAGGAGAGTTAATTACAGCATCAAGCCCTTCGTACTCACATTCATATGGTTATTTTCTGAAGTACTTTGAATGGGACTGTTAGTTGGCTGGGGGCAGTCTAGTAGAGCTTTTGCTGCTTTAATATGGCGCAAAAGGTCATCTTTGGAGAAGAACTTTTGACCAGTTCCAGAGTTCATATAGCACTACAAAGGCAATGTATAATGTAAGCATGGCGACAGTTTTATAAGCAGAAAGCATAATCTTAAAGTTATTTGCTGTTAAGTAAGAAATTTCCCACATAGATCATCTTCACTTGTTGATTTTTAGGTATTACTAAATCTTAAATTTCATGGTTTTCTCATGTTGTCAGTAAATTACTGATCTACATGTTGCACTAGCCAAGTTTCTACACGAGGACTCTTCGTGATCAAAATCGGTTAgtatatatttcataaatttgagAATCTCCTAAACAGATTTTGATACTTTTCTGAGTTGGGTTAGGTCACATGCAACCTTTTCTTatatttaacacaaacttttCTCACATTCCTTTTCTTTCGTTCTTGTTTAACTGAGGAAAAAAACATCCGAAAAGGTGAGTTTACTCGAAATGAAGCTAAAGTTTGCAACCAATATGACCAAATAAAAGCACCAATCCCCCAACTCCCCATGCATATGAAAGTATTCCAAAGAGAGCAACAAATTAGCTCATTAATCACCATAATTCATCAATTCTAAAGCATTTCAATgcagaaatttaaaatctatCAAATCTTTAAAGAACCTCAGGTGAAAACCAATGATATCTCTCTTATATAAGTAATGAACTAACTAAGATTCTATCAACCATAAAAGTCAGAAAAAAACCCTATTAATATGTTTTACATGATAAGTACATTACAGACCCACAAATCCAACAAACATGAAGCAATACCATAGTCCTAACTTCTTAAACAACAtgcaattcaatttttttcagcCTTTAAATATGATcatgaaaaaaataacaataaacataataaaatagaataaagcAAGCTTTAAATTTACAGTACAAAACATGCAGCTTAAAATTCGATCCATGCACATGTGTTATTAACCTAATTTCTTAAGTAAGAGCTCAAAAAATCAATCCTATATCTAATAAAGAttcagaaaaataataaatgccCTAATTCCTAAATTAGATGAAAACCTTAACCAGCCACACTGTATTTTCCACCTTTATACCTTAACTTTGCGACCTGAccttaaagcactaaattgtACACTCCATCCTTCAGGTAACGCCTCCGGTGAATCACCGGCCGCCACCATTGGAAGATTCCGGTTAATGCCCCGCCTATTTAAGTTAAAAACTCTCTCTCTCTAGTTTTCTCTTTCTACAGTTGGTGGTTCTATTTGCTAGAGAGAAATGTCAAATGCTTGTCTCTAAGTTATAATACTGCTGTATTATAATGCCACGTGGACATGAATTCTCCTGTGTTTGACAAAGATTCTTGAGTTTGTGGCATGACTCGTGTCGTGAATCGTGAGCACGGTTTGGTTTAACGGGATCGGATCAACAAAATAACTAACCTGCCGATTGAGTTATAAAATTTCTGGTTAAATTCaattcataaatattaaaactatacagaacttatttattttaaataaataacaactAATCTAGAGAAATTATGTCTTAATCACTACATATGTAAGGCCTTATGAACAAAAAAGCTTATCGTTTAGTGAAGATTTCTATCATATTCAAACCTTTAAAGTGTCTCGGTAATAGTCAATATCTATTATATcgtttcaaatatatttcaacTTGAAAAATTGTATATTGATGTTTTATTAGCGTGGAGTGCCACCTAATTGCCACATatgaaaattaatcaaaaaaaatacaGATCATAACCTGAAAAGATAAATATTTAACGAAATATGCATTCTATCCGAACCTTAAAAATGCTTTCTATACATGGCAAATATGTGGTAGTACACGTCGATGACACATCAACATTAATAATCTTTTTCAGATcgataaacttttaaaacgatacaatACAGTTTTAGATATTATCAAGACGTTTTAAAGGATTGGATTGATCGGAAACTTTcaataaaagtttggcttttcTCTTTAGGTTTATATGTAATAATAAAGCAAAATAACAACAATCtataaatttacataaataatatttaatattataatgtattttgaaacttaaatatttaaatttatatttaagttggtttgataaTATATCatttacttaatttatttaattaaaattttattattttaataatttttaatgcaTTATTTGTAACtttaacataatttaaatttcaaattcttatatttcttaaattattatgaataagaattttaattactttaaaatattatattaaatttatattatgagACAATTAAAAGTGAGAAAATGTAATAAAAATTGGGACTCATTCATGGGCTTTTATTGGTATTGGGCCATCTAACTGCAAATGATCCAAAACGTCTCTTTCATCGGTTTCTctggggtaattgattctagcggtcactgtacttttcaaaaattgcaaaatggtgactgaacttcaaaacgtaacaaattggttactaaactttcaaatatgtgattttggaaggttttttagtgttttacggtcaaattatacatacgtagtaatcaaattttgattatttataactaataatatcttatatttcatatatacacacaatcaacaaaaaatcgacttgaaataattttcttcggtaaccaaaaatccttctatcttaacataaccaaatagtatagtaactaaaatgttacgttttgaagttcggtcaccattttgaaactttttaaaagtacagtgacctccaaaatcaattacccgtTTCTCTGCATATCGGAGTTTTCGGCTGTTACAGCAGGTTATCGCCGGGAGCGACGGCGATAATTAGCGGAAATATTGATCAAATATCGGCGGCGAGAATGTTCTTTTCTTTCAACTAGTAATAATagtaatcaacatatataatTGAATACAATTCAATATATACATCTGTATTTAAGATTAATCACTTTTCTAATTATtcaacaactaaaaaaaattgcaatgtCTTTCTCTATTCATTccttaaaaaatccaaactctCTGCATAGTCAGGGTATCAAACTCTGTAGTGAGTGTAGGATTCCAAAACTCTGTTCTTAAAATGGGTATGGAGATGATGATAACTGCTTCCAAATGATGATAACCGCTTCCAATTTGCTATAATATGTTGTCTTTTTTATGATTATGTGATATATCAAaagaatcaaattaattcttctAATCGATGATGGCCATAAACGTCAAGGTATGTTTGTTTGAATTCTTTAACAACATGTCCTTGTCCTTTTTTACTGTTAACAATTTTTTAAGTGTTTAAAAAAAAGTTGCAACTGTACAAATGGTTATACAAGCATATCCTCTCTGAATTCATCGTCATCATCATGCgatatatttttttctctcaaTTGTCATCAAGCCATCTTCATCATTCATAGTAATTCATTGAAAAGCTCACAACACCAACTTCATAATTTGTTTGCTCAATGGATATATTCCATTCGAATAGACATTTTGAATTTAAGAAATGTGAACAGTGGCAGTTATTGTTTGACAAACACATTGGCAGTTATTGTTTGATAAATATAATAggaattatttcaaaaaaaaacaagtaaacTTTATATGACTGTTCTTTAAGACAGACGCATGATGCTATTGCATCATCAAACTCTTCTTCTTTCAATAATATATGATTCATCCTTTTGTTTTCTCCTCATCTATTCAAAATGCTAGTTTCatgttcttttttgttttttatttatataaaaatgtgTTAATTAATTGTGAAATTaagaattgtgtttttttactgttttaatTCTTGCTGGCAACAGTGGATGATTCATCCCttaacaaaaaatcaaatttcttgGATGTTTAATCCATTATAAGGAAATATTGGTTTTTACATTCAAACAAATTAATTGGATGTTTAAGTATGTTTAATTGATCCAGGTACGCAATTCTTCTTTCTCtctttaactcaaatttcttaatttatttgtccataattatatttttaaatcattttaaatgaTCTATAATATGAATTTTGTTTGGCTAATTATTCATTTTGAATATAATGAACAAATAACCATCCTTAGTTGAAATTACCTACTAAATATGAGATCTAActagagtaaaaaataatatataattatacaaatgtttaaatataGTATAGTAGGTAAAATTTGTCGTTTCAATTTGTAAAGTtaaagtactccttgtgaggttaaagtactccttgtgagaTTTCATACTCCCTGTGAGGAtattgtactccttgtgaggttaaagtacgtTGATGAAGGCCTCTACCGTCTGCAACGTTCAAGATAAGTTCTGATGCAGCTATAATATAGTAACAGTCGTTGGTATGAtttgtatgaaaattttgaattttatcacTTATTATAGTTCTCATTGTCTTTCAGGAATTATATCATCTGAAGTTGCCAAGACACTGGAATAAGTCGAGAAAGATATTCCAT
Coding sequences within it:
- the LOC126676959 gene encoding methyl-CpG-binding domain-containing protein 13-like isoform X3, with the protein product MLRFEKSTVEDLPAGWIRENKVQRKANGIRKDPFYIDPVSGYMFHSKRDVQRYLESGDIMACKIIPKKRDMDFETSPSSAAKSQKLEHYATGQLMEGQTNTCHKNSDGNSIARRRGRSASALAIVPLASITEKPSQKIPSNNSAESEKNSDANWSAPTMAEEVRGANNCGHRLLISQDEIGIKGDETDKTRNNLSKSSYKKGLNMPRRCSKRLSGIEPEMVEKSVSITQAISEAIIKKEQNSPEGGIKGSIVQGNSEADNNQGHNSAENGINGFSVQALPKIIGSSKCEAIIDVAVAKNGLADKPTEKTVHEPGKELVLHSCTASSPLLGDPSISNQKSDSSFTVQPNREVSSQCKMVNTDDGPVSTPEVDTMQGQKPLERGLKGRSQVKTQNSMGTRRNKKAFNLPRRSSERLAGLKQEFVAKSESSTEALQNSGRSRNELNEAVVSTTDGSARLTSQQIENESLIECPHSLINASNSLQQDPLIKKQVFIPDQAVSKDHCRVLEANKINDQKSESKLVPPIGEFLSDPCLEFAYKTLTGEIPVEMTANNGMVSTPTPDIVDERVLPVKKIDRRGKGKTLTKSTKNKNSSRASKSKKKATDVDLAPKNLANGASQHLKLASEAECAYYGSTNVKIIPQNESTNSRVQHPNNDKSEVLPCFSYGEYWSDPCFDFAYKTLTGAIPVESNLPVQSYFQQQVDASQNRRELVDPSHASRDGTLALPDFGLPGFFKTDISIHFDSPEKQQVAVQPLVPSSNPSFAPSGSMSLPSYSSLGPQQQVHLNFGSQQQLNLNFGSHQQAHLNFGAQQAHLNSSSQQQAHSKENKGLRRKVNSQG
- the LOC126676959 gene encoding methyl-CpG-binding domain-containing protein 13-like isoform X1, with amino-acid sequence MVAAGDSPEALPEGWSVQFSALRSGRKVKCYMNSGTGQKFFSKDDLLRHIKAAKALLDCPQPTNSPIQSTSENNHMNQLINHTNENPEWLPHGWITKSKTNSVGRKYKFYIEPLTGRKFNSKPEVFRHIETVGQECCESMQEETCTSMLPLSEIPFHYPDAKVRFEKSTVEDLPAGWIRENKVQRKANGIRKDPFYIDPVSGYMFHSKRDVQRYLESGDIMACKIIPKKRDMDFETSPSSAAKSQKLEHYATGQLMEGQTNTCHKNSDGNSIARRRGRSASALAIVPLASITEKPSQKIPSNNSAESEKNSDANWSAPTMAEEVRGANNCGHRLLISQDEIGIKGDETDKTRNNLSKSSYKKGLNMPRRCSKRLSGIEPEMVEKSVSITQAISEAIIKKEQNSPEGGIKGSIVQGNSEADNNQGHNSAENGINGFSVQALPKIIGSSKCEAIIDVAVAKNGLADKPTEKTVHEPGKELVLHSCTASSPLLGDPSISNQKSDSSFTVQPNREVSSQCKMVNTDDGPVSTPEVDTMQGQKPLERGLKGRSQVKTQNSMGTRRNKKAFNLPRRSSERLAGLKQEFVAKSESSTEALQNSGRSRNELNEAVVSTTDGSARLTSQQIENESLIECPHSLINASNSLQQDPLIKKQVFIPDQAVSKDHCRVLEANKINDQKSESKLVPPIGEFLSDPCLEFAYKTLTGEIPVEMTANNGMVSTPTPDIVDERVLPVKKIDRRGKGKTLTKSTKNKNSSRASKSKKKATDVDLAPKNLANGASQHLKLASEAECAYYGSTNVKIIPQNESTNSRVQHPNNDKSEVLPCFSYGEYWSDPCFDFAYKTLTGAIPVESNLPVQSYFQQQVDASQNRRELVDPSHASRDGTLALPDFGLPGFFKTDISIHFDSPEKQQVAVQPLVPSSNPSFAPSGSMSLPSYSSLGPQQQVHLNFGSQQQLNLNFGSHQQAHLNFGAQQAHLNSSSQQQAHSKENKGLRRKVNSQG
- the LOC126676959 gene encoding methyl-CpG-binding domain-containing protein 13-like isoform X2, coding for MVAAGDSPEALPEGWSVQFSALRSGRKVKCYMNSGTGQKFFSKDDLLRHIKAAKALLDCPQPTNSPIQSTSENNHMNLINHTNENPEWLPHGWITKSKTNSVGRKYKFYIEPLTGRKFNSKPEVFRHIETVGQECCESMQEETCTSMLPLSEIPFHYPDAKVRFEKSTVEDLPAGWIRENKVQRKANGIRKDPFYIDPVSGYMFHSKRDVQRYLESGDIMACKIIPKKRDMDFETSPSSAAKSQKLEHYATGQLMEGQTNTCHKNSDGNSIARRRGRSASALAIVPLASITEKPSQKIPSNNSAESEKNSDANWSAPTMAEEVRGANNCGHRLLISQDEIGIKGDETDKTRNNLSKSSYKKGLNMPRRCSKRLSGIEPEMVEKSVSITQAISEAIIKKEQNSPEGGIKGSIVQGNSEADNNQGHNSAENGINGFSVQALPKIIGSSKCEAIIDVAVAKNGLADKPTEKTVHEPGKELVLHSCTASSPLLGDPSISNQKSDSSFTVQPNREVSSQCKMVNTDDGPVSTPEVDTMQGQKPLERGLKGRSQVKTQNSMGTRRNKKAFNLPRRSSERLAGLKQEFVAKSESSTEALQNSGRSRNELNEAVVSTTDGSARLTSQQIENESLIECPHSLINASNSLQQDPLIKKQVFIPDQAVSKDHCRVLEANKINDQKSESKLVPPIGEFLSDPCLEFAYKTLTGEIPVEMTANNGMVSTPTPDIVDERVLPVKKIDRRGKGKTLTKSTKNKNSSRASKSKKKATDVDLAPKNLANGASQHLKLASEAECAYYGSTNVKIIPQNESTNSRVQHPNNDKSEVLPCFSYGEYWSDPCFDFAYKTLTGAIPVESNLPVQSYFQQQVDASQNRRELVDPSHASRDGTLALPDFGLPGFFKTDISIHFDSPEKQQVAVQPLVPSSNPSFAPSGSMSLPSYSSLGPQQQVHLNFGSQQQLNLNFGSHQQAHLNFGAQQAHLNSSSQQQAHSKENKGLRRKVNSQG